The Actinomycetes bacterium genome has a window encoding:
- a CDS encoding helix-turn-helix domain-containing protein yields the protein MSSRMLATERRASPQCGAVDENTLLSRKELAAVLTVSARTVDRWIRDGTGPPATVLPSGRRRWRWGDVQTWLRERRERPGGPEPSPAE from the coding sequence ATGAGCAGCAGGATGCTCGCCACCGAGCGCCGCGCGTCGCCACAATGCGGCGCAGTGGACGAGAACACGCTGCTCTCTCGCAAGGAACTGGCCGCCGTCCTGACCGTGTCGGCCAGGACCGTGGACCGGTGGATTCGGGACGGCACCGGCCCACCGGCCACGGTGCTGCCGTCCGGGCGGCGCCGCTGGCGCTGGGGCGACGTCCAGACGTGGCTACGCGAGCGCCGCGAGCGACCCGGTGGCCCCGAGCCGAGTCCGGCCGAGTAG